From the Desulfobacterales bacterium genome, the window ATCGAGGCGCTGACCGGTTTTCCCGGCCATGGCTTTTGCAATCGAAATGGCCTCCATAAAGCCAAGAAGAGAAATAATGGCGGCATAGGGAAACAATCTGCCCACCACCTTAAGATCGATTTTTGGAATACTCAACGAGGGAAGTCCTTTGGGAATGCTTCCCACCACCTCGCCGCCGCCGGATACCCTTATAGACTGAAGATCAAGCGGCTTGTTGCTCACTTTCAAGCGCCAAATTCGGCCGTCACTTTGCGCGCCTGCGGGAAGCTCTTTATTCGGAACCAGTCGCAAACCACCCCCCTCCGTTGTCACGCCGGCAAACAGAAAGTTCCGCAACGCCTCTCTGCAGACATGCGACTCCATTTTTAATGTTTCCATCTTCAGGCCGATCACCTTTGCTTCATGCTCGATCTGAAGAATCGCCATCGCGTTATGATTTTGCTGTGCCTCGTCCATCTTTTCCGTATTGGCCGCACGGGCTTTGGCCAAATCAGGAATACTCTTTTCCGCCGCGTTAAATCGCTCGATGAGTGACAGCACCTCCGGGGAATCAATATCGGAAATGGTCACGGCGGCATCATGTTGAAAACCGGTCGCCCAGGAAATCACCGTCGTAACGACAACAGCCACCAGTACGTTCGGAATTTTAGGCGAAATACGTTTCAACCCATACATGATGCCGAACGCCAACGCTCCCATGGCAAAGGTAGGCCAGTGGGTAAAATGAAACGCACTTTCGACAACCCTTAGAATTGTCTCATAGTGGTGCGTTGCGCTGTCGACGGACACTCCGAACATTTTGGACAACTGAGAGGAGGCGATGATGATGGCGGCAGCATTGGTAAATCCGTTCACCACGGGATGACTTAAAAAATTAACAACCAATCCCAACCGAAGCACACCCAGCAAAAACTGAAAGCCTCCCACCATCAAGGCCAGCAAAATTGCATAGGCAATAAAGGCATCGCTGCCGGCCGTGGCCAGGGGCGCGAGCGATGCGGATGTCATCAGGGACACCACCGCCACGGGACCGGTGGCAAGCTGCCGGCTGGAGCCGAACAGGGCCGCCAGCATCGGCGGCAGAAAAGCCGCATAAAGGCCATAGTAGGCGGGAAGACCGGCCAGCTGTGCGTATGCCATGGACTGGGGAATCAGTACCAAAGCGACGGTCAAGCCGGACAGTGCGTCAACGCGAAAGGAGGGTAGGTTATAGTCTTTAAACCAGCTGATAAAAGGGAAAATACGTTGAATCATAATGAATTACTCCTAAACTGGATGGCTTGTGAGCATTCTGCGCGTGGCGGCGATCAATTCGTTAATTAAGGTCGCCGCATGATAAAGGTTATAGGTATTGAGCCGGACCACGCCGTCCACCATGCTGAAAATGATCAGCGCCGTTTTTCTGTTGGCCGAATCGACAATGGAACCGTCCTGTTTCCCGATAACAATCGCCCGTTCAAAAATATCCGTAAGACAATTATAAATTTCCTCCAGCATTTGCCTGCAAACGGGATTGACCTGTGCCAAATCGTAAGGATGGTGCCGATGCAGCAGGCGAAACCGAAACTCATGGATTCCCGCCTGGTACAGATAAAACCCGATGACCCCTTCCATCATGTCCAGTCCGGATGGAAAGGCTTTTTCTCTGAAATAGGTATCAAACTCCTCAACCAGCAACTCTTTTACGTTTTCAAGAACCGCCAGGTACAGGTCTTCCTTGGTTTTATAATGGTAAAACACCGTTCCGCCGGCCGTACCCGTTAATTTGGCCAGTTCAGCCATTGAAGTATCCCTGAACCCCTTCGTAGCAAACAAAACGGTAGCGGCTTCCAGCAATGCCTGTTTTTTGCTTCCCATACCTTCTCCATCAAGAAACTATTCTGAGTGCTCAGTCAGTTTTTTTCTTATGACAACAAAACGGCAATGTCAAGTCGTATTTATTGGTTTCAATTACAAGTTTCAATTACAAGTTGAAATCTCGGCCAAACTCGGACACAATAGCGGCATTCCTGTTTTCGCTCGCTGTTCCGTATGCCGCCGTTGAAAGCGAAGGGATCGATGCTAAAAATGACCCGGATCAGACTTCAGCTCCTCGTTTTTATTCTATCGGTGTCGGTCTACCTGTTCGCCTGGATCACTCCCAATGTATACGCTGCCAGGGACGTTACGATCGCCATTATCAAAGACGGCCCATCCTTCTTCCTTGACCAACGGATCAAAGGGGTTGTTCGGGAACTGAAAAGCCTCGCATCGCCTAGTTTCAATCTTCGCTTTAAGGGAATCGCCGGTTTTAACGCCCAATGGCAACCGGATCAAATTCGGCTGGCATTGCTACGCGCCCTGTCCGATCCGTCTGTGGATCTGGTCTATGCCGCCGGTATTCTGGTTAGCGAAGCCGCGGCCGACAGCGCATTGATGTTAAATAAGCCCGTGGTGGCAGGCGTTGGGCCGGAAAGCGAATTGGCGGGCCTGAAGGGAAATGACGCGGGGCATTCACCAAAAGCAAACCTTTCGTTTATCTCGTTTCCCAACACCGTGGAAGAAGACATTGATTCGTTTCAACGGCTGGTTGGGTTCTCAACCCTTCAAGTACTGATGGACCGCCGGATATTCTCCGCATCCAAACATGTGGCGGCGTATATCGCCCGCATTGAACGGGAAAAAAATATTCAGGTGACGGTGGTGCCGGTGGACGACTTGGCCGAGCCCGTTTTAGCGGCGCTTTCAAACGCAGACGCTGTTCTTCTCACCCTATTTCCCCGGTTATCGCCGGAGGAAACGCAAACCCTCATCGACGGCATCAACCGATTGAAAATTCCTTCGTTTTCCATTCTCGGCCGGCCGATGGTAGAAAAGGGCGTGATGGCCGGTAGGCTCCCACCCGTTGAAAACAGGATTCAACGCCGCACCGCGCTGAACATGCACCAAATTTTACTGGGAGAACCGGTCGGCCACTTAACTGTCAACATGGCGCTCCCCATGCACCTGTTTCTCAATATCGAAACGGCAAACACCATCGGATTTGAGGCGAACATCGCTACGCTGGTGGATCAGGTGGAATGGGTGGGCGAGCAAAAGGCAATCTCCCAAACGGCGCTCAGCCTGGAAGAGGCCATGCGCATGGCGGCCACAGAAAATCCCGAGGTCGCGATCGCGGCCGATCAGGTGGCGGGCGCCGATGCGGTGCACAAACTTGCCAAAAGCGGCCTTTTCCCCCATATTTACAATTCGGTTCAGTACCGGCAAATAGATTCGGACCGCGCCGCAAGCGCCTTGGGCAATGCCCCTGAGCAACTGACCACCCTTGGCGCCGGCCTTCAGCAGATGATTTATAGCGACGATATTATCACCGGGTTTAAAGCCGCCGGGCTGCGGCGCGAGGCCACCACATGGAATTTCGAATCGGTAAAGCTGGATCAAAGCGAGGCCGCCGGCAAACGATTTCTGCAATGTCTATCCGCCATGGCCCTACTGCGCATCGAAACCGACAACCTTGCAGTAACGCAGAAACATCTACGGCTGGCACAAGTGCGCCGTCAGGTGGGAACCGCCGGGCCCGAGGAACTCTTTCGATGGGAAGCTGAAGCGGCCATGCGCCAAAGCGCTGTGATCAGTGCCCGGCAAACCGTTGAAATCGCCTTTGAGGCCCTGAACCAGAGTATGGGAAAAGACCAGGCGCTGCGCTGGCAGCCGCAGGACATCGACATCGGCGAGGACCAATCTTATTTTCTGGGAAACCGCTTTCACCGCGTGGTGAAGAACATGGCCGGAATCACCCAACTTGCCCAATTCTCCACGCAGACGGCCCTTGAAAACGCGCCGGAGCTGGCGCAGATCGAAAAAGAACGCCTGGCCCTGAATCTGGAATTGGCCCAACAGCAACGCCGGTATTTCGTTCCCACCGTGTCGGCCGCTGCGGGTTATACCTACAATTTGGACAAATCGGGAAAAGGGGCGAATTTCGACATCGGTTTTGAGTTACCCGGCCTTCCCTCCCAAGACGATCATGAATGGAGCCTTTCTTTGAACCTGACCCTGCCATTGTATGAAGGCGGTGCCAAATCGGCCGACATTCAGCGCGCCGGCGCCATGCTGAACCGAATCCATCATATCAGGCAGCGCACCTGCCGTCTTCTGGAACAGCGTGCCCGAACCGCCGTGTTCAACCTTTCACAATCCTGGCCGAATATCTTTCTTAATCGAAAAGCAGCTGGGCAAGCCGCAAAAAACCTGGAACGGGTTCAACATCTTTACGCTCAGGGCAAGCTCGGCATCACCGATCTCATCAGCGCCCAGAATCACCACTTGCTGCTGGAACAAGCCTCAGCGCTCGCAGTTTATCGGTATCTTACGGATTTGGTAGCTTACCAGCGCGCCATCGCATGGTTCGAGTTTGAAAAAAGTGGGCCGGAAAAGGAGGCGTTGCTCAACCGGCTTTCCGCTTTTATGAGCAAAAATGCTTCCTCACCCGAGCCATTCACCGAAGTGCGTCAGGGAGACTTAAAATGAGCGTTTTCAGCATGACTCGCATCGCCATATTTTTCCTGCCCCTGGTGCTGATGCCTTTCATCAGCGCCTGCGAGGCACAAAAACCGGCACCCTTGGCCCCGGTAATTCGCCCGATCCGCACCCTTACGGTGGGGGAAGCGAATATCGACATGCCGCGCTCCTTTTCCGGCATTACGGCCGCCGCCTCGGACACCCAATTGAGTTTTCGCGTTTCGGGAAAAATAGATTCTCTGCCGGTTGTAATCGGTATGAAGGTTCGCAAGGGAGACTTGATCGCCCTTTTGGATTCAACGGATTACACCCTTTCCCTCAATCAAGCCCGCGCGCGCCTGGCCCAGGCCCTGGCCCAGCTGACGCAAGCCCGTGCCGAATACGACCGGGACCGGCAACTTTATGAAGCAGAAGATATTTCCAGAAGCCAAATGGATCGCGCGCTTGCCTTTTTTCACTCAAGCCGGGCGCAGGTGACCGCTGCCGAAGAAACCGTCAACCTGGCTGCCCGTCAGCTTGAATACACGAAACTCTTGGCGCCGTTGGCTGGCATCATCTCGATGGTCCCCGTAGAAGCGCATCAAACCGTCGCAGCGGGGCAACCCATCGCGCTGCTCTCGGCCGCGGGGAAGCTGGAGATGGCCGTGGGAATTCCCGAATCCCTTATCGCCATGCTGCACGTCGGCGATACGGCCCAAATCGTCTTTGACGCCTTTGCCGGAAACGTTTTTGATGCCGTGGTCATCGAGGTGGGCATTCAAGCCACCAATGCTGCCGTCTATCCGGTTCGGCTTCAAATTCAAAACGGGGATGAGCGGCTTCGGCCGGGCATGGTCGGGGAGAGTACCTTCACGTTTAAAACCGCGAAGCCGTTTCTGACCATCCCGCTGGAAGCGGTGCTGAGCCTGCCGCCGGGAAAACGCTATGTCTGGATTTATCGAGAAAAAACATCGGATGTCACCCGGCGGGAGATATCCGTGGGCAAGCTGACTCGATCCGGAATTCAGGTCGTCACGGGTTTATCGTCCGGGGATATTATCGCGATCCGGGGCGTCCACCGTCTCACGGAAGGTATGAAAGTATCCCTATTATCGGACACAGGGGCCGTGAACACGCAAGGAGTCGTCCAATGAATCTTGGTAGATGGTCCATTCAAAACAACGTCACGGTGATGGTTATCCTGGCGATTCTGTTATTGGAGGGCATCTACACCTACGCCACCATCTCCAGAAAGGAAAACCCGGAATTCACGGTTCGGACCGCTATGGTCACAACCATATTTCCCGGGGCCTCCCCCGGAAAGGTCGAGGCGCTGGTGACCGACAAGCTGGAAGAAAAAATTCGGGAAATGAGCGAAATCAAAGATGTCCGCTCCCAGTCTCTTGCCGATCTGTCCATCATCATGGTGGATATTCAGGATAAATATAGAAATGTTCCGGAAATCTGGCAAAAGCTTCGCAACAAGGTAACCGATGCCGTTTCCGCTCTTCCGGAAGGGGTGCTGACACCGGTTGTAAATGATGAGTTTGGCGATGTCTTCGGCATCGTGCTGGCCTTAACCGGAGACGGATACTCGTATCGCGAAATAAAAGACGCCTCCGACTACGTTCGAAACCAACTACTCAGGCTCGACACCGTGGGCAAGGTCGAGCGCTATGGCATTCAAGATGAGCGAATTTTCGTGGACTTTTCCAACGCACAGCTGGCTGAATACGGCTTCAGCCCGGCTCTTTTGGCCCAGGCGCTCAACAGTCAGAACGCCATTCAGCCGGGCGGCTCGGCTGTCGTGGGAACCGAACGCGTCATCATTTCAGCCACCGGCGAATTTAAATCGCTCGATCAGTTGCGCCAAGCCGCGCTTCAGATTCCGGGCCGTGCCGAATCCATTGCGTTAGCAGATATTGCAGACATTCACCGCGGGTTCGTGGACCCGCCGACAGCGTTAGCCCGATTCAATGGAGAGCCGGCCGTCTATATCGCGGTGAGCATGGCGGATGGTAAAAACGTGATGACCATGGGCGAAGCGGTTCAACAGCGCATCGCCGAAATTCAGGCCGAATTGCCGGTGGGTCTGGATTTTCATGTTCTTTCCTGGCAGCCGCGCTTCGTCGGTCGCTCCATCAACGAGTTCATGGTGAATTTGCTGGAGGCATTTGTCTTTGTGGTGGCCGTCGTCATGTTGTTTACAGGCCTTCGGACCGGCCTTATCGTGGGCTCGCTGGTGCCACTCGCCATGATGGCCTGCATCGCGCTGATGCCGTTATTCGGCGTGGAACTTCAGAAAATGTCCATCGCCTCTCTCATCATCTCTCTGGGCATGCTGGTGGACAACGGCGTCGTTGTCAGCGAAAACATGCTGGTTCGCATTGCCGCGGGAGAGAGCCGCCTCGCGGCAGCGGAAGCCGCGGTCAAAACACTCTGGAAACCGCTTCTTTCGGCCTCACTGACCACGATTCTGGCCTTTTTTCCGATCTATATCGCGCAATCCGATGTGGGTGAATACTGCGGATCTCTCTTTATCGTGGTCACCCTCACCCTCATGGCCTCCTGGCTCCTCTCCCTGACCATGACGCCGCTTTTTTGCTACCATTTCCTCAAACCCAAGCTGCAA encodes:
- a CDS encoding SulP family inorganic anion transporter, translated to MIQRIFPFISWFKDYNLPSFRVDALSGLTVALVLIPQSMAYAQLAGLPAYYGLYAAFLPPMLAALFGSSRQLATGPVAVVSLMTSASLAPLATAGSDAFIAYAILLALMVGGFQFLLGVLRLGLVVNFLSHPVVNGFTNAAAIIIASSQLSKMFGVSVDSATHHYETILRVVESAFHFTHWPTFAMGALAFGIMYGLKRISPKIPNVLVAVVVTTVISWATGFQHDAAVTISDIDSPEVLSLIERFNAAEKSIPDLAKARAANTEKMDEAQQNHNAMAILQIEHEAKVIGLKMETLKMESHVCREALRNFLFAGVTTEGGGLRLVPNKELPAGAQSDGRIWRLKVSNKPLDLQSIRVSGGGEVVGSIPKGLPSLSIPKIDLKVVGRLFPYAAIISLLGFMEAISIAKAMAGKTGQRLDPNQELIGQGIANMLGAIGKSYPTSGSFSRSAVNIQAGAVSGLSSVFTSMAVVIVLLFFTPLLYHLPQSVLAAVIMMAVIGLINVSGFVHAWKAQWYDGAISIVSFLCTLAFAPHLDKGIMVGVALSILVFLYKSMRPKVASLARTADEALRCAITHGLMECMYIAMVRFDGPLIFANASYLEDQIMDFMMKKRQLRHIIIVSNGINDIDASGEETLSLLIDRVRSAGIDISFSGVNESMMAVLVRTHLKEKIGEDHIFPTMEKAIACIHEETHKDSTEECCPLRTVQQIA
- a CDS encoding TetR/AcrR family transcriptional regulator encodes the protein MGSKKQALLEAATVLFATKGFRDTSMAELAKLTGTAGGTVFYHYKTKEDLYLAVLENVKELLVEEFDTYFREKAFPSGLDMMEGVIGFYLYQAGIHEFRFRLLHRHHPYDLAQVNPVCRQMLEEIYNCLTDIFERAIVIGKQDGSIVDSANRKTALIIFSMVDGVVRLNTYNLYHAATLINELIAATRRMLTSHPV
- a CDS encoding TolC family protein; this translates as MTRIRLQLLVFILSVSVYLFAWITPNVYAARDVTIAIIKDGPSFFLDQRIKGVVRELKSLASPSFNLRFKGIAGFNAQWQPDQIRLALLRALSDPSVDLVYAAGILVSEAAADSALMLNKPVVAGVGPESELAGLKGNDAGHSPKANLSFISFPNTVEEDIDSFQRLVGFSTLQVLMDRRIFSASKHVAAYIARIEREKNIQVTVVPVDDLAEPVLAALSNADAVLLTLFPRLSPEETQTLIDGINRLKIPSFSILGRPMVEKGVMAGRLPPVENRIQRRTALNMHQILLGEPVGHLTVNMALPMHLFLNIETANTIGFEANIATLVDQVEWVGEQKAISQTALSLEEAMRMAATENPEVAIAADQVAGADAVHKLAKSGLFPHIYNSVQYRQIDSDRAASALGNAPEQLTTLGAGLQQMIYSDDIITGFKAAGLRREATTWNFESVKLDQSEAAGKRFLQCLSAMALLRIETDNLAVTQKHLRLAQVRRQVGTAGPEELFRWEAEAAMRQSAVISARQTVEIAFEALNQSMGKDQALRWQPQDIDIGEDQSYFLGNRFHRVVKNMAGITQLAQFSTQTALENAPELAQIEKERLALNLELAQQQRRYFVPTVSAAAGYTYNLDKSGKGANFDIGFELPGLPSQDDHEWSLSLNLTLPLYEGGAKSADIQRAGAMLNRIHHIRQRTCRLLEQRARTAVFNLSQSWPNIFLNRKAAGQAAKNLERVQHLYAQGKLGITDLISAQNHHLLLEQASALAVYRYLTDLVAYQRAIAWFEFEKSGPEKEALLNRLSAFMSKNASSPEPFTEVRQGDLK
- a CDS encoding efflux RND transporter periplasmic adaptor subunit, which translates into the protein MSVFSMTRIAIFFLPLVLMPFISACEAQKPAPLAPVIRPIRTLTVGEANIDMPRSFSGITAAASDTQLSFRVSGKIDSLPVVIGMKVRKGDLIALLDSTDYTLSLNQARARLAQALAQLTQARAEYDRDRQLYEAEDISRSQMDRALAFFHSSRAQVTAAEETVNLAARQLEYTKLLAPLAGIISMVPVEAHQTVAAGQPIALLSAAGKLEMAVGIPESLIAMLHVGDTAQIVFDAFAGNVFDAVVIEVGIQATNAAVYPVRLQIQNGDERLRPGMVGESTFTFKTAKPFLTIPLEAVLSLPPGKRYVWIYREKTSDVTRREISVGKLTRSGIQVVTGLSSGDIIAIRGVHRLTEGMKVSLLSDTGAVNTQGVVQ